From Magnetofaba australis IT-1:
GCGAGTTTTTGGCCAATATGAGCCATGAGATTCGCACCCCCATCAACGCCATCATGGGCATGACGTTTCTGGCGCTGCGCGCGGATTTGACTCCCAAACAGCGGGAGTATGTGACCAAAGCGCACCGCTCCGCCGAGATTTTGCTGGGCATCATCAACGATATTCTCGACTTTTCCAAAATTGAGGCCGGCAAGCTGGAGTTGGAGTCGATTCCTTTCTCCATTGAACAGACTCTCAGCAGCGTTGCGGACATGATCGGCTTCTCCGCTGAATCCAAGGAGTTGGAGCTGCTGTTCCAGGTTGATTCCGGGCTGCCTGCGCAAGTGGTGGGCGACCCGCTGCGCTTGACCCAGATTCTTGCCAATCTGGGCGCCAATGCGGTGAAGTTTACCGAACGCGGCGAGATCACCGTCAGCGCCGAGTTGATTGAGCAGAGCGATGAGACGGTGGTGGTCCGATTCTGTGTGCGCGACACCGGCATCGGCATTCCCGCAGACAAGCATGTGGCGCTGTTTCAATCTTTTACTCAGGCCGACGGCACCACCACCCGGCGCTATGGCGGCACCGGGTTGGGGCTGGCGATCTGCTCCAGTTTGACGCAGTTGATGGGCGGACGAATCTGGATCGAAAGCGAGCCGGGTCAGGGCAGCGCCTTTTTCTTCACCGCACGCTTTGGCGTGGAGCCTGGCGCCGCCAAGCCCGATGCGCGGTTGATGCGTATGTTCCGCGACAAGCGCGCCCTGGTGGTGGATGACAACGCCGCCGCGCGTGAGACGCTACAGGGCATGCTCAGCGACTTCGGCCTGCGTGTGGCGGTGGCCGAGAGCGGCTCTGAGGCGGCGCGTTTGGCGCTGGAAGCGAGCATTGAGAACGATCCGTTCCATGTGGCGCTGCTCGACTGGCGCATGCCCCATGAGGATGGCGTGGAGACTGCGCGCGCCATCGCCAATAATCCAGCCATGTCCAGCGCGCCGAAGATGATTATGGTCACTGCGTTTGGCCGTGAAGAGGCGGCGCAAGCGGTGCAGGACGCGCCCATTGAGCGGGTGCTGAGCAAACCACTGACGCCCTCGGTGCTGTTTGAGGGGGTGGCGGCGGCGCTGGACCCGGCAGAGCGTTACCTGGTGACGGACGCCTCCGGGTTTGACCTGGAGCCGCCGCCGACCAATATCCGAGGGTTGCGGGTTCTTTTGGCGGAGGATAACGCGCTCAATCAGGAGTTGGCGGTTTCCCTGTTGGAGCAGGCCGAGGTGATCGTTGAGGTGGTCAACAACGGTCAGGAGGCGGTGGATAAGCTGCAAGCCGATCCAGAGGCGATTGATCTGGTGTTGATGGATCTGCAGATGCCGGTGTTGGACGGATTTCAGGCGGCGACCGCCATCCGCTCCATGGAGGGGGTGTGCGATCTGCCCATTCTGGCGCTTACCGCCAACGCCCTGAGCTCAGACCGTGAACGCGTGCTGGCGGCGGGGATGAACGCCCATATCGCCAAGCCCATTATGCCGGAGCGACTGTATGCTGCGCTGGCTCGGTTTGCGCCAAACCGCGAGGTTGCGGCGGTTGCGGTGGAGTCTCATGCCGCGCCGACTTCCGCCGATCTGCTCACGCAGTTGCCGGATCCCATCGCCGGTGTGGACTTGGACGCGGCGTTACGCGGCTGCATGGGCAACGCCGCGCTCTACTGGCGGCTGTTGCAGCGCTATGTGTCGGACCATGCCAGTGAGGTGGGACGCGTTGCGCAGTTGGCCGAGGCCGGAGAGTTGGCCGCAGCCAAGCGCAAGGCCCACTCTATGAAGTCGGTGTTTGGCAATCTGGGGCACAAGGAGTTGCAGGCGATCTGCGCAGAATTGGAGAAGGGGCTGTCAAGCGAGTCCACATGGGAGACGGCGCAACCCCTGCTGGCGCGCGCGGAGGCGCTCAACGCCGCGTTTGTCGACGCTTTGCGCGCACAACTCTCGGCGCGGGCGGCGGCGGCGGCGCAGAGCGGCGAGGCGTTGGAGGAGGAGGCGGAAGAGGCGCGCCTGCTGCGCGCCCTGGCCGATGCGCTGCGGCGTCGCAATCCGCGCTTGAGTCACCATGTGACTGAGCAGTTGATGCGTATGCCGTTGAGCGAGGAGCGCAAGCAGAGTCTGGAGCGCGCCCGCGAACATCTGCTGCACTACCGTTTTGTTGAAGCCCTGGAGCAGTTGAACTGATGGTCTGAACGCCATCCGCAAGACCCGCCGGGACCACCTGAGGAGAAGATGATGAAGTTGTCCAAAAAAGCGTTCACCGCGATGGCGTTGGCGACTGCTCTATTCGGCAGTGCGGCGCAGGCTGTGGCGGAGACGCCCTCGTTGTTGGTCTACTGCGGCATCACCATGATCAAGCCCATGATGGAGATCGGGCGGGTGCTGGAGAGCCGCGAGAATGTGAAAATGGTGTTTACCCAAGGCGGCTCGCAGGATCTCTATATGAGTCTGAAGAAGTCTCATGAAGGCGATCTCTATCTGCCCGGCTCGGCCTCTTATCGCCAACGCAACATGAAAGATGGTTTGCTCGGCGAGGCGGTGGATATCGGCTACAACCAGGCCGCCATCATGGTGCAGAAGGGCAACCCCTACAACGTCAAGGCGGACGTCAACGAGCTGCTGCGCGACGATCTGTCGGTGGTGATCTGCAATCCGGAGAGCGGCAGCATCGGTCGCGAGACCAAGAAAATCCTCGATAAGGCGGGCATTTATGACCGCGTGTTTGAGCAGGCCACCTATCTGACCACCGCTTCGCGCACCCTGAATGACGCCATGAAAAAGGGCGACGCCGATCTGATCATCAACTGGCGCGCCACCGGCTACTTTGAGGAGAATAAGCCCTTCCTCGACGTGATCGATCTGCCGCCGGCTGTGGCCAAACCCAAGAAGCTGGTATTGAGCCTGCTCACCTTCTCCCGTCACCCGGATCTGGCGCGCAAGTTCATGACCCTGGCCGCTTCCGAGGAGGGTCAGGCGATCTTCCGCAAATACGGTTTCCTGGATAATAAAGCCAAGGTGGATTGACTGACGTGAGCAGGGCCGGGTCTCAAAGCAGGTGGGCGCGACTCAGACGCATACGTCGCGAGCGTCGCCAGGGGCGTAAGCAGGGCATTGGCGCGATCTCGCCGCTGCGTCGCGTCTACCTGCAAATGGGACTGTTCCTGGCCGGTTTCCTGGCCCTGTTGCTGCTGGATTTCGTCTTCTCCCAGGTGGTGGCCGATCTGGATCAGCGCACCGAGAATCAGCGCGCGCGTCTGTTCCTGGGCGAGCAGATCATCCACAGTCTCACGGTGGTGGAGAAGGGGGTCTATTCGCTGGCGCTCACCCCCACGCCGCGCGGTCGTCGGGTGGTGCGCGGCGACCTGCTCGACGAATTGGGGCAATTACGCGCGCGCTTGAAGGTGCTCAAATGGGGCGGGGTGGTCAATATGACCACCCGGCTCAATTTGGGCGAACGGGTGCGTATGACCCGCTCGGTGCAATACACCACCGACGATGACCCGGCGCCATTCGTGTTAGAGATGATCGATCTGGAGCCGAAGATCGACCAGATCGAAGAGAAGATCGCCGCCCTGACCCTGTTGTTGCGCGAACGCGACGCGGTGAACGGGGATGGCCGCCGCATCAGCCGTTTTATCAAGACCATCCCGCCGGTGTTTGTGCGCATGCACGAGAACGCCAGCCGTCTGTTCTTCGAAACCAAAACCAGTATGGAGCAGTTGGAAAACGAGGTTGCGCAGCAGCGATGGCGTTATCGTGTGATGCAATTGGCGTTCTCGGTGCTGGTGATTTTGACGGTGTTGGCGCTGGGCGCGGTGATCGCCCGACAGGTGGATCAGACCGACCGCGATCTGCGGCGACTGGTGGCGGATTTGACGTCGGCGCGGGATCTGGCCGAGCGCGCCAACCGCGCCAAATCGGCGTTCCTGGCCATGATCAGCCACGAAATGCGCACCCCGCTGCATGGGGTGAGCGGCATGACGGCGGTGCTGCTGGGCGAAGAGGAGGATCCCAAGCGCAAACTGCGTCTGCGCCTCATCGAGGAGTCCAGTGCGGCGCTGCTGCACATTATTGATGACATCCTGGACTTGGCCGATATCGAGGCCAACGACCTGCAGTTTCAGCAAAAGGCGTTCGACCTGCTGCCGTTGATCGAAAAGGTGATCACGGTCACCCAGGCGCAACGCAAGCCCGGCGGCCCCAGTCTGGGCCACTACATCGCGCGCGAGGCCATGGGCGGCTATCTGGGCGACCCGCAGCGCATCAGTCAGGTGCTGTTCAACCTATTGGCCAACGCTTTCAAGTTTACCGAAAAGGGCGCCGTGACGCTGGATGTGGCCCTACTCACCACCGAAACCGATGGTCGACGGCGGCTGCGCTTTGCGGTGCAGGACACCGGCGTGGGCATCTCGCCCCAGGCGCGTGCGCGACTGTTCAAAAAGTTCTCCCAGGCTGACGACTCCACGTCACGGCGGCATGAGGGCGCCGGGCTGGGGCTCTCCATCTCCAAGGCGTTG
This genomic window contains:
- a CDS encoding HAMP domain-containing sensor histidine kinase, whose amino-acid sequence is MRLSHRLIRANALGAKLTVLGIFMLIGLLLALFVGWSPIAHERAAQRQRDQLAQSLAVAADATASYLAQDQLAAIHEMYDELLSANAIWRGLLLLDAQGRRIYPVFLPEGQDQENWERLERSISVRGNVLGRLTLFADFTALYADISAETQQLALLIACGGAVFVLMVILALRRWVARPLARLGVAAEKLSGGDFDAALPRPESFEVSQLVGAFESMREQLRTQQEALVAAKEQAERASSAKSEFLANMSHEIRTPINAIMGMTFLALRADLTPKQREYVTKAHRSAEILLGIINDILDFSKIEAGKLELESIPFSIEQTLSSVADMIGFSAESKELELLFQVDSGLPAQVVGDPLRLTQILANLGANAVKFTERGEITVSAELIEQSDETVVVRFCVRDTGIGIPADKHVALFQSFTQADGTTTRRYGGTGLGLAICSSLTQLMGGRIWIESEPGQGSAFFFTARFGVEPGAAKPDARLMRMFRDKRALVVDDNAAARETLQGMLSDFGLRVAVAESGSEAARLALEASIENDPFHVALLDWRMPHEDGVETARAIANNPAMSSAPKMIMVTAFGREEAAQAVQDAPIERVLSKPLTPSVLFEGVAAALDPAERYLVTDASGFDLEPPPTNIRGLRVLLAEDNALNQELAVSLLEQAEVIVEVVNNGQEAVDKLQADPEAIDLVLMDLQMPVLDGFQAATAIRSMEGVCDLPILALTANALSSDRERVLAAGMNAHIAKPIMPERLYAALARFAPNREVAAVAVESHAAPTSADLLTQLPDPIAGVDLDAALRGCMGNAALYWRLLQRYVSDHASEVGRVAQLAEAGELAAAKRKAHSMKSVFGNLGHKELQAICAELEKGLSSESTWETAQPLLARAEALNAAFVDALRAQLSARAAAAAQSGEALEEEAEEARLLRALADALRRRNPRLSHHVTEQLMRMPLSEERKQSLERAREHLLHYRFVEALEQLN
- a CDS encoding hybrid sensor histidine kinase/response regulator; the encoded protein is MSRAGSQSRWARLRRIRRERRQGRKQGIGAISPLRRVYLQMGLFLAGFLALLLLDFVFSQVVADLDQRTENQRARLFLGEQIIHSLTVVEKGVYSLALTPTPRGRRVVRGDLLDELGQLRARLKVLKWGGVVNMTTRLNLGERVRMTRSVQYTTDDDPAPFVLEMIDLEPKIDQIEEKIAALTLLLRERDAVNGDGRRISRFIKTIPPVFVRMHENASRLFFETKTSMEQLENEVAQQRWRYRVMQLAFSVLVILTVLALGAVIARQVDQTDRDLRRLVADLTSARDLAERANRAKSAFLAMISHEMRTPLHGVSGMTAVLLGEEEDPKRKLRLRLIEESSAALLHIIDDILDLADIEANDLQFQQKAFDLLPLIEKVITVTQAQRKPGGPSLGHYIAREAMGGYLGDPQRISQVLFNLLANAFKFTEKGAVTLDVALLTTETDGRRRLRFAVQDTGVGISPQARARLFKKFSQADDSTSRRHEGAGLGLSISKALVEGMGGRIGVQSREGHGSLFWFELPLATAPEAAVPLPEGLHERNLLYWHDDPIAGELQSELLGQFFRLSVLAVNEEQAMRALWGQQARGEPLDLIVIDHERPEATANFLRQLRREDPFCAIPVFRFETQALDDLEAALQSGAQPDVYTLRRPLRLADALQQIEQALNPSESSAPQSAAEAGPVRAQRILVAEDNPINRQIAADFLTRLGHEFVFAHNGLEALSMAQTESVDLILMDVRMPEMDGLEATRRIRALPAPVGELPIVALTANVFEEDRRLCREAGMDGFVAKPVDIHLLSEAIQTYGARTSHRVSAVALGGAQ
- a CDS encoding substrate-binding domain-containing protein yields the protein MKLSKKAFTAMALATALFGSAAQAVAETPSLLVYCGITMIKPMMEIGRVLESRENVKMVFTQGGSQDLYMSLKKSHEGDLYLPGSASYRQRNMKDGLLGEAVDIGYNQAAIMVQKGNPYNVKADVNELLRDDLSVVICNPESGSIGRETKKILDKAGIYDRVFEQATYLTTASRTLNDAMKKGDADLIINWRATGYFEENKPFLDVIDLPPAVAKPKKLVLSLLTFSRHPDLARKFMTLAASEEGQAIFRKYGFLDNKAKVD